A region from the Lolium perenne isolate Kyuss_39 chromosome 4, Kyuss_2.0, whole genome shotgun sequence genome encodes:
- the LOC127295833 gene encoding ubiquitin-ribosomal protein eL40 fusion protein-like, which translates to MQIFVKTVTGETLTLEVESSDTVDSVKAQIQEKEGIIVTTDEDDDDDGYQLPSLVFAGRQLEEEDGRTLADYGICKESTLHLALGLRGGHRGGQCWFIEPSLRELAISHNEKKMVCRKCYARLPLRSTNCRKKKCGRSSDLRKKKPFRKW; encoded by the exons ATGCAGATCTTCGTGAAGACCGTCACCGGGGAGACTCTCACTCTCGAGGTCGAGAGCAGCGACACCGTCGACAGCGTCAAGGCCCAGATCCAGGAGAAGGAAGGAATCATCGTCACCActgacgaggacgacgacgacgatgggtATCAGCTACCGTCTCTCGTCTTCGCCGGGAGGCAGCTAGAGGAGGAGGACGGCCGGACCCTGGCCGACTACGGCATCTGCAAGGAGTCGACGCTGCACCTCGCGCTTGGCCTCCGCGGCGGCCATCGGGGCGGCCAATGCTGGTTCATCGAGCCCAGCCTCCGAGAGCTCGCGATCAGCCACAACGAGAAGAAGATGGTCTGCCGCAA GTGCTATGCGCGTCTTCCTCTCAGGTCTACCAACTGCCGCAAGAAGAAGTGCGGCCGCAGCAGCGAC CTGAGGAAGAAGAAACCGTTTCGCAAATGGTGA